GAATGCGATCACCTCTGGGGCAAGCTGTACCCGATGCGGGTGCGTGATTTCACGCAGTTCGGCTACACCGAAATCCTGTTTCCGGAAATCGATGCGGCCGAGGATGATTGAGCTTTGGAACTGATTCTTATACGGCGGCGAGTGCCTTGAGCAGTTCGGTCTCGATCTGGATCTGCCGTGCACCATGTTGGAGCTCGTTGCCTTGCACCAAAAAGGTGTCTTCCACGCGCTCGCCCAGGGTGCTGACCTTGGCGAGTTGCACGCTGAGTTCGTGCTGCGCGAGGATGCGGGCCACGGTGTAGAGCAGACCGGCGCGGTCGCTCGCGGAGATGGTGAGAATCCAGCGCTGGGCTTTTTCGTCGGGGCGCAGCGTCACGCGCGGGGCGAACGGGAAGCTCTTGACACGGCGTGACACGCGGCGCTTGCTGGGCTCGGGCAGTGGGCCGGTGGCGCTGATGGCGCGCAGCAGTTCGCTTTCGATCAGCGTGATCAGCTCACGGTAGTGGCCCGCCAGAGTTTCCGACGGCACGACCTGGAAGGTGTCCAGCGCGTAACCGTTGAGGGCGGTGTGCACGCGCGCATCGAGAATCGAAAAGCCCGCGCGCTCGAAGTAACCGCAGATGCGGGCGAACAGTTCGGGCTGATCGGGCGAATAGACCAGCACCTGCAAGCCTTCGCCCGCGAGCGACTGGCGCACGCGCACCACGGGAGTGCCTGTGCCGACGTGGCGCGAGAGGTGTCGGGTGTGCCAAGCGATGTCGGCCGCTTCATGGCGCATGAAGTAGCTGACGTCCAGCGTGTCCCAGAGCTTTTTGTGCGACTCGAACGGCTGCGAGGTGAGGGCCAATTGCACCAGCGCCTCGCGCTTGCGCGCTTCGATGTCGGCGGCGGCATCGGGCTCGCGGCCGCCGAGCACGCGCAGCGTGGCACGGTACAGGTCTTCGAGCAGCTTGCCTTTCCAGCCGTTCCAGACCTTGGGCGAGGTGCCGCGAATGTCCGCCACGGTCAGCAGATACAACGCGGTGAGATAGCGCTCGGTGCCCACGCGGGCGGCGAATGCCTTGATCACGTCGGGGTCGGCCAGATCCTGCTTCTGCGCGACCTGGCTCATCGTCAGGTGTTCACGCACAAGGAAGTCGAGCAGGGCGGTGTCTTCCTTGTCGATGTTGTGCTGCTTGCAGAAACGGCGAATCTCGATGCCGCCGATCTGCGAGTGGTCGCCGCCGCGGCCCTTGCCGATGTCGTGGAAAAGCGCGGAGAGATACAGAATCCACGGCTTGTCCCAACCGGCTGCGAGCTGCGAGCAGAACGGGTATTCGTGCGCGTGCTCGGCCATGAAGAAGCGGCGCACGTTGCGCAGCACCATGAGGATGTGCTGGTCCACCGTGTAGACGTGGAACAGATCATGCTGCATCTGGCCGACGATGCGGCGAAACGGCCAGAGATAGCGGCCCAGCACCGAGGTCTGGTTCATCAGCCGCATGGCGTGTGTGATGCCGGCGGGCTGCTTGAGGATGTCCATGAACGCCTTGCGGTTCACCGGGTCGCGGCGGAATTCCGCATCCATGATGAAGCGCGAGTCGTAGAGTGCGCGCAGCGTCTTGGCCGACAAGTCTTTCAGGCCGACCGTGGTTTCGTACAGCAGAAAGGTTTCCAGAATCGCGTGCGGATTCTGCTTGTACAGATCGTCCGAGGCGACCTCGATGAGTCCGGCCTTTTCAAAGAAGCGCTCGTTGATCGGCCGCAGTTCGTGCGAGCTGGGATAGAAGCGCTCCTGAATGTTCAGATACAGGATCTGCGTGAGCTGCTGCACCGCTTTGGCGGCCCAGTAGTAGCGGCGCATCAGCGTTTCGCTCGCGCGCATCGCAAGGCGCTTGCCTTCGGGTGTGGTCGAACGGTAGCCGAAGGCCTCGGCCACGGCGGTCTGCAGGTCGAACACCAGCCGGTCTTCACGGCGACCGGCGACCGCGTGCAGCTTGGCGCGGATCAGAAACAGCAGGGCTTCGTTGCGCTCGATCGATTCGACCTCGAACTGCGTGGCAAGGCCGGTCTCGGCCATCTCTTCCCAGTCGCGACCAAAGCCCGCAGCGCGTGCGGCCCAGGCGATGAACTGCAGATCGCGCAGACCCCCGGGCGATTCCTTGCAGTTGGGCTCCAGCGAATAGGGCGTGTTCTCGTATTTGTTGTGCCGCTGGCGCATCTCGAACGCCTTGGCGATGAGAAACGCGCGCGGGTCCATCTGCTCGCCGTAGCGCTGCTCGAAATCGGCAAACGCCGTCGCATTACCGCACAGCAGGCGGGCTTCGAGCAGCGAGGTCTGCACCGTCACGTCGGCGGCAGATTCGCGCAAGCAGTCGCTCACGGTGCGCACGCTGGAGCCGATCTCCAGACCCGCATCCCAGCAACTGCCGATGAAGGCTTCGATGGGCGCGCGAAAACGCTCGGTCAGTTCGCTGCCCGCCGAATCGGGGAACAGCACCAGCACGTCCACGTCCGAGTGCGGGAAAAGCTGTCCGCGACCATAGCCGCCGACGGCGACGAGCGCGGCCTCGGAAGGCAGACCGGCGCGCTCCCACAGATGGGTGAGCAGGTGGTCGGTCTGCAGCGCGAGCTTGTGCAGCAGCGTGCGGATGCCGCGCGTATTGGCCGAGGGCTTGAGCAAGGTGGCGATGATCGCCGCCTTGCCCGATTTGTATTGCTCGCGCAGCGCTCCCAGATCATCGGTCTGGGAGGCTGGGGCGGTGGAGGTGCTTCGAGTGGACATGTGAGAGGACATGCGGTTTGACTAGCAAGAACCATGCACCGCCCGCGTGCAGACGCGCAGGGGCCGGATCAGGTCCGGGTCGTGGTCACGAACGCAGGCAGCGCGGGCGAGCCTTCGGACAGTGTGAGCACGTCGTAGCCGGTTTCGGTCACCAGCACCGTGTGTTCCCATTGCGCCGACAGGCTGTGGTCCTTGGTGATGATGGTCCAGCCATCCTTGCCGAGTTCCTTGATGTCGCGCTTGCCGAGGTTCAGCATGGGCTCGATGGTGAAGGTCATGCCGGGCACCAGCAGCTCGCCGGTTCCGGGACGGCCGTAGTGCAGCACTTGCGGCTCTTCATGGAATTTCTTGCCGATGCCGTGACCGCAGAACTCGCGCACCACCGACAGATGATTGCCTTCCGCAAAGGTCTGGATGGCGTGGCCGATGTCGCCCAGGCGCGCGCCGGGCTTGACCTGCTGGATGCCGATCCACATGGCGTCGAAAGTCAGGGCCGACAGGCGCTTGGCCGCGATCGAGACGTCGCCGATCATGTACATGCGGCTGTTGTCGCCAAACCAGCCATCCTTGGTGATGACGGTGACGTCCACGTTCACGACGTCGCCCTTTTTCAGCGGCTTGTCGTTCGGAATGCCGTGGCAGACCACGTGATTGACCGAGGTGCACAAGTGACCGGGGTAGGGTGGGTAGCCGGGCGGCTGGTAGCCGATGGTGGCAGAGACGGTGCCCTGCTTGTCCATGCATTCCTTGCCGAGGCGGTCGATTTCCAGTGTGGTGATACCGGGCTTGATGTGCGGCGCAATGTAGTCCAGCACTTCGGAAGCGAGGCGGCAGGCTTCGCGCATGCCTGCAATATCTTCTGCGGTTTTGATGGTGATACTACTCATAGAACGTCGATTATCCCACTGACGCTTCTCCATGCTTGGAACATGTGCTCGGGGCGTCTCGCGAGCACGCTTCACTATGATCTGCCGGACTTTCTTTTGGCAAATGGGCGGCGCTTGAGTCATGAAGACCATGAAGAAAAATTTCAGTGCTCATCATCTGGCGTTGGCCTGCACGTTCCTGGCTTGCAGCGCGGTTGCCTCGGACGCGGCAGAGAAGGCCGATCGCACGCAGAACCCGTCCGCAGATGCCCGTTGGCTTGCGCTGATCGTGAAGGCGGATGTCGGGGTGACGCCTCTGCCCGCGACGCTGGAATACGAGTCCGAGAAGTGCCGGGAGTTGCGGAGCTACGGCGTGGGTGGCCAGTCGCAAAGTGGCTCGACCATGATGAGAGCCCTTAACTTCGAACACGTCGATCTGGTCAAGGAGCCGGAGGGCAGCAGCTACAAGGCGCGCTTTGCCATCGACGCGGGCGGGCGCTGCGAGTGGAAGCTGGTGTCTCTGGAAACGTCGTTCGTATTCAAGAGCAGCCATCCTCTGGCCAAGGGAATGGAGGTTCATGCGAACCGGAAAACGTTCAGCTTCCGGGATCGAAAGGATGCCGTTCGCGCTCCGAATGTGCGCATGCAGATGCCGTACTTCCCGGTGATTCTGGTGAAGGATGATCCCCGGCAGAACGAGCTTCGACTGCGGGAAAAGGGACTTTTCATCCCGCCCAGCTTTGACCCCTCGGCGTCGGGCATGATGATTCTGGAGTGGAAAGTGTTCGACGACAAGGCCATGCTGGTGCGCGAGGACACCGAGAGCCGCTACCGCTACTTTGTGACCTACCCCGATGGCGCGACGGGCACGAACACGTCGGTGGGGCAGGTCGGTGTCGAGGACGAAAGAATGCAGTGCCTGCTGACATCCGGAAAGCAGAATTGCGACCAATTCGCACCTCGTGAGCGGTAGAAAAAAGGCGGAAAAACGGTAGATTGCGAGAAACCGCTCTGCGCAGCGCCCCTTGGCGGGGCGATCCGGTGGCCATGAATGGACAGGGACATGCCGTGGGCGGCTAAAATGCCGGGTTTCCACGAATCCGGCATTTTTTGCCCGGCCCCCATTCAGCGGTCCGGATGCGAAAAACGCCATTGCAACGTTTCTCCCACAGCACCACAGGCCGCCACCGTGACCCTGCACATCACCCCGTTTGACGGCGGGAACGCCATCAGCGCTTTCCGCGTCCAGCAACTGCAACCGGCTCTCGAAGCCATCCACCCCAAGATCACTGGCATTGCGGCCCGCTTTGTGCATCTGGTGGCGTCGGACCAGCCGCTCACGCTGGACCAGTCCGAGCGCATTGTTGCGCTGCTGACCTATGGCGATCCGTACGAAGGCCCGGTCGAAGGCGCTTCGCTGATCGTCACGCCGCGTCTGGGCACGATCTCGCCCTGGGCTTCCAAGGCGACTGACATTGCCCGCAACTGCGGTCTGGCCGTGCGCCGCGTGGAGCGCGTGACGGAATTCCGCATCAGCCTCAAGGCAGGCTTGCTCGGCAAGACGCCTGAGCTGTCGCTGGAGCAACTTGGTCAGATCGCCGCTCTGCTGCACGACCGCATGACTGAATCGGTGGTCGCCACGCGCATGGAAGCGGAAACGCTGTTCACCTCGCTGCAGGCCGAGCCGATGGAGTTCGTCGATGTGCTGGGCGGTGGCCGCGCAGCGCTCGAAAAGGCCAACAAGCAATGGGGCTTGGCGCTGGCGGATGACGAGATCGAGTACCTCGTGAATGCCTTCACCGGCCTCAAGCGCAACCCGACCGACGTGGAACTGATGATGTTCGCGCAGGCCAACTCCGAGCACTGCCGCCACAAGATCTTCAACGCGCAATTCACCATCGACGGCGTGGATCAGGACAAGTCGCTGTTCGGCATGATCCGCAACACCGAAGCGGTGTCGCCGCAGCACACGGTGGTGGCGTATTCCGACAATGCCTCGATCATGGAAGGCCATGAGGTCGAGCGTTTCGTCGCCCAATTTGCCGATGCCGACAAGGCACCGGTGTACGAAAAATCCGCTGCCATCAACCAGGTGCTGATGAAGGTGGAAACGCACAATCACCCGACCGCGATTTCGCCTTTTCCTGGCGCATCGACCGGCGCGGGCGGTGAAATCCGCGACGAAGGCGCAACTGGCCGTGGCTCCAAGCCCAAGGCGGGTCTGACGGGTTTCACGGTCTCCAAGCTGTGGGGCAGCGAAATCGGCAAGCCCGAGCACATCGCCAGCCCGCTGCAGATCATGATCGAAGGCCCGCTCGGTGGCGCGGCCTTCAACAACGAATTTGGCCGTCCCAACCTGACCGGCTATTTCCGCGAGTACGAACAGCAAGTCGGCGACATCACACGCGGCTACCACAAGCCGATCATGATCGCCGGTGGTCTGGGCGTGATCGACTCCAACCAAGTCAAGAAGATCGAGTTCCCCGCAGGCACGCTGCTGATCCAACTGGGCGGCCCCGGCATGCGCATCGGCATGGGCGGCGGCGCTGCCAGTTCGATGGCGACCGGCACCAACGCGGCTGAACTAGACTTCGACTCGGTGCAACGCGGCAATCCGGAAATCGAACGCCGTGCTCAGGAAGTCATTAACCACTGCTGGGAGCAGGGCGCGAACAACCCGATTCTGGCGATCCACGATGTGGGCGCGGGCGGCTTGTCGAACGCCTTCCCCGAACTCACCAACGACGCAGGCCGTGGCGCACGCTTTGATCTGCGTGCCGTGAATTTGGAAGAGTCCGGTTTGGCTCCCAAGGAAATCTGGTCCAACGAAAGCCAGGAACGCTATGTGATGGCGATTGCGCCGGAATCGCTGGCGCAGTTCACCGCATTCTGCGAGCGCGAGCGTTGCCCGTTTGCCGTGATCGGCGTGGCAACCGAAAAGCGCGAGCTGATTCTGGAAGACACCGCCGTCGCTTCCGGCGACCAGAAGATGCCGGTCGACATGCCGATGGACGTGCTGCTCGGCAAGCCGCCCAAGATGCACCGCGACGTGAAGACGGTCGAGCGCACGCTCGCTCCGATCGACCTGACCGGCGTGCCGCTGGAAAAGGCCGTGATCGAAGTGCTGGCGCATCCCACGGTCGCTTCCAAGCGCTTCCTCATCACCATCGGCGACCGCGCTGTGGGTGGTTTGACGCACCGCGACCAGATGGTCGGCCCATGGCAAGTGCCGGTGGCCGACGTGGCTGTGACGCTGGCCGACTTCAAGGGCTTCAAGGGCGAAGCGATGGCGATGGGCGAGCGCACGCCGCTGGCCGCCATCAACGCTCCCGCATCGGGCCGCATGGCTGTGGCCGAAGCCATCACCAACATGCTGGCCGCGCCGATCGAACTCTCGCGCGTGAAGATGTCCGCCAACTGGATGGCCGCGTGCGGCGAAGCGGGTGAAGACGCCGCTTTGTACGCCACGGTGAAGGCCGTTGGCATGGAACTGTGCCCCGAGCTGAACGTGTCGATTCCTGTCGGCAAGGATTCGCTGTCGATGCGCACGCAATGGAGCGTTGACGGCCAAGTGAAGAAGGTCACATCGCCCGTCAGCCTGATCATCACCGGCTTTGCGTCGATTGACGACGTGCGCGGCACATTGACGCCTCAACTCGACGCCCAAGAAGACGACACCACACTGGTGCTGATCGACCTGGGTCGAGGCAAGATGCGCATGGGCGGCTCGATCATCGGCCAGGTGCTGAACCAGGCGGGCAATGAAGTGCCTGACCTCGACAACGCCAAGGACCTGATCGCGATGGTCGATGCCGTGAACGCCATGCGCGCCAAGGGCCTGATCCTCGCTTATCACGACAAGGGCGACGGCGGCTTGCTCGCAACCGCTGTAGAAATGGCCTTTGCAGGTCACGTCGGTGTGGCGCTGAATGTGGACATGCTGATCACCGAAGGCGATGGCATCAGCGACAGCCGCATGGATTCAGGCGAAGGCAAGAACTGGGGCGCGCAGATCAGCGGCCGTCGTGAAGACATGACGCTGCGCGCGCTGTTCAACGAAGAACTCGGCGCGCTGATTCAGGTTCGCACCAGCGATCGCACTGAGGTCATGCAGATTCTGCGTGAGCATGGTCTCTCGACTTGCTCCAATGTGGTCGGCAAGACCCGTCCGCAATCGTCCACACTGGATGACGGCAAGGGCGAGCTGCAAGTCTGGCGCGATGCGAAGAAGGTGTTCGGCGCAACGCTGTCCGACCTGCATCAGGTCTGGGACGCCGTGAGCTGGAAGATCGCCCAGCAGCGCGACAACCCAGCCGCTGCCGACAGCGAACACGCAGCCGCCGGTGTGCCCAACGATCCGGGCATGCATGTGCACCTCACCTTCGATCCGCAGGACAACGTGGCTGCGCCTTTCCTCAACCTTGCCAAGCCACGCGTGGCTGTGCTGCGTGAGCAGGGCGTGAACTCGCATGTGGAAATGGCCTATGCGTTCGCCGAAGCCGGTTTTGAATCGGTGGACGTGCACATGACCGATCTGCAGACCGGCCGCGCACAGCTCAAGGACTTCGCGGGCGTGGTTGCCTGCGGCGGTTTCAGCTACGGCGACACGCTGGGTGCGGGCATTGGCTGGGCGCGTTCGATCACGTTCAATGATCGCCTGTCCGCCGAGTTCCAGCAGTTCTTTGGTCGCACCGACACCTTCGGTCTGGGCGTGTGCAACGGCTGCCAGATGTTTGCCGAACTCGCCGACATCATCCCCGGCGCGCAAGACTGGCCGCGCTTCACGCAGAACCAGAGCAACCGCTTTGAAGCTCGTTTGTCGATGGTGGAAGTGCTGGAATCTCCAAGCCTGTTCCTGCAAGGCATGGCGGGCAGCCGCTTGCCGATTGCGGTGGCGCACGGTGAAGGCTTTGCCAACTTCAAGTACCGTGGCGATGCCGACAAGGTGATCGGCGCGATGCGTTATGTGGACAACAACGGCGTGGCGACCGAGCAG
This genomic stretch from Diaphorobacter sp. HDW4B harbors:
- a CDS encoding [protein-PII] uridylyltransferase — protein: MSTRSTSTAPASQTDDLGALREQYKSGKAAIIATLLKPSANTRGIRTLLHKLALQTDHLLTHLWERAGLPSEAALVAVGGYGRGQLFPHSDVDVLVLFPDSAGSELTERFRAPIEAFIGSCWDAGLEIGSSVRTVSDCLRESAADVTVQTSLLEARLLCGNATAFADFEQRYGEQMDPRAFLIAKAFEMRQRHNKYENTPYSLEPNCKESPGGLRDLQFIAWAARAAGFGRDWEEMAETGLATQFEVESIERNEALLFLIRAKLHAVAGRREDRLVFDLQTAVAEAFGYRSTTPEGKRLAMRASETLMRRYYWAAKAVQQLTQILYLNIQERFYPSSHELRPINERFFEKAGLIEVASDDLYKQNPHAILETFLLYETTVGLKDLSAKTLRALYDSRFIMDAEFRRDPVNRKAFMDILKQPAGITHAMRLMNQTSVLGRYLWPFRRIVGQMQHDLFHVYTVDQHILMVLRNVRRFFMAEHAHEYPFCSQLAAGWDKPWILYLSALFHDIGKGRGGDHSQIGGIEIRRFCKQHNIDKEDTALLDFLVREHLTMSQVAQKQDLADPDVIKAFAARVGTERYLTALYLLTVADIRGTSPKVWNGWKGKLLEDLYRATLRVLGGREPDAAADIEARKREALVQLALTSQPFESHKKLWDTLDVSYFMRHEAADIAWHTRHLSRHVGTGTPVVRVRQSLAGEGLQVLVYSPDQPELFARICGYFERAGFSILDARVHTALNGYALDTFQVVPSETLAGHYRELITLIESELLRAISATGPLPEPSKRRVSRRVKSFPFAPRVTLRPDEKAQRWILTISASDRAGLLYTVARILAQHELSVQLAKVSTLGERVEDTFLVQGNELQHGARQIQIETELLKALAAV
- the map gene encoding type I methionyl aminopeptidase; translated protein: MSSITIKTAEDIAGMREACRLASEVLDYIAPHIKPGITTLEIDRLGKECMDKQGTVSATIGYQPPGYPPYPGHLCTSVNHVVCHGIPNDKPLKKGDVVNVDVTVITKDGWFGDNSRMYMIGDVSIAAKRLSALTFDAMWIGIQQVKPGARLGDIGHAIQTFAEGNHLSVVREFCGHGIGKKFHEEPQVLHYGRPGTGELLVPGMTFTIEPMLNLGKRDIKELGKDGWTIITKDHSLSAQWEHTVLVTETGYDVLTLSEGSPALPAFVTTTRT
- the purL gene encoding phosphoribosylformylglycinamidine synthase; the protein is MTLHITPFDGGNAISAFRVQQLQPALEAIHPKITGIAARFVHLVASDQPLTLDQSERIVALLTYGDPYEGPVEGASLIVTPRLGTISPWASKATDIARNCGLAVRRVERVTEFRISLKAGLLGKTPELSLEQLGQIAALLHDRMTESVVATRMEAETLFTSLQAEPMEFVDVLGGGRAALEKANKQWGLALADDEIEYLVNAFTGLKRNPTDVELMMFAQANSEHCRHKIFNAQFTIDGVDQDKSLFGMIRNTEAVSPQHTVVAYSDNASIMEGHEVERFVAQFADADKAPVYEKSAAINQVLMKVETHNHPTAISPFPGASTGAGGEIRDEGATGRGSKPKAGLTGFTVSKLWGSEIGKPEHIASPLQIMIEGPLGGAAFNNEFGRPNLTGYFREYEQQVGDITRGYHKPIMIAGGLGVIDSNQVKKIEFPAGTLLIQLGGPGMRIGMGGGAASSMATGTNAAELDFDSVQRGNPEIERRAQEVINHCWEQGANNPILAIHDVGAGGLSNAFPELTNDAGRGARFDLRAVNLEESGLAPKEIWSNESQERYVMAIAPESLAQFTAFCERERCPFAVIGVATEKRELILEDTAVASGDQKMPVDMPMDVLLGKPPKMHRDVKTVERTLAPIDLTGVPLEKAVIEVLAHPTVASKRFLITIGDRAVGGLTHRDQMVGPWQVPVADVAVTLADFKGFKGEAMAMGERTPLAAINAPASGRMAVAEAITNMLAAPIELSRVKMSANWMAACGEAGEDAALYATVKAVGMELCPELNVSIPVGKDSLSMRTQWSVDGQVKKVTSPVSLIITGFASIDDVRGTLTPQLDAQEDDTTLVLIDLGRGKMRMGGSIIGQVLNQAGNEVPDLDNAKDLIAMVDAVNAMRAKGLILAYHDKGDGGLLATAVEMAFAGHVGVALNVDMLITEGDGISDSRMDSGEGKNWGAQISGRREDMTLRALFNEELGALIQVRTSDRTEVMQILREHGLSTCSNVVGKTRPQSSTLDDGKGELQVWRDAKKVFGATLSDLHQVWDAVSWKIAQQRDNPAAADSEHAAAGVPNDPGMHVHLTFDPQDNVAAPFLNLAKPRVAVLREQGVNSHVEMAYAFAEAGFESVDVHMTDLQTGRAQLKDFAGVVACGGFSYGDTLGAGIGWARSITFNDRLSAEFQQFFGRTDTFGLGVCNGCQMFAELADIIPGAQDWPRFTQNQSNRFEARLSMVEVLESPSLFLQGMAGSRLPIAVAHGEGFANFKYRGDADKVIGAMRYVDNNGVATEQYPFNPNGSAGGLTAVTTLDGRFTAMMPHPERVFRNVQMSWTNGDASQFSPWMRVWRNARKWLG